The Bartonella birtlesii IBS 325 genome has a window encoding:
- a CDS encoding ArsR/SmtB family transcription factor — MKKIENLDAMIGLLKTMAKASCLRILALLCHEDLTISNLSFILCQSQSYVWRHLHSLCEAGLITCYQKGKKNYFKFCHSCWSKDIVMTVLAALQKHEVILAHDLERLLDVKKIVQKNEKEDFLRNAAQWENFRLSYSADHVVESVLLKIIGDKPFETMLSVGINASSVLKWFSGLYRRSVEITLESDVFQLSVGEETFDLVFLNWALHLLKSPEMFLHEAARVLRPQGRLLIVDFVAHEVDFLYSDYAHMQRGFLGLQVEQWLKNAGLVLEQKLCLTSMQNKNNEGHMVAVWLARDPRMLIDDIKDKKVDFA; from the coding sequence ATGAAAAAAATAGAAAATTTGGATGCAATGATTGGATTGCTGAAAACAATGGCAAAAGCGAGTTGTTTACGTATTTTAGCGCTATTGTGTCATGAAGATTTAACAATCTCCAATCTTAGTTTCATCCTTTGTCAGTCGCAATCGTATGTGTGGCGGCATTTACATTCATTGTGTGAGGCAGGGTTGATTACGTGTTATCAGAAGGGGAAAAAGAATTATTTTAAGTTTTGTCATAGTTGTTGGAGCAAAGACATTGTAATGACTGTTCTTGCGGCTTTGCAAAAGCATGAGGTTATATTAGCACATGATTTAGAACGTTTATTGGATGTAAAAAAAATAGTGCAAAAAAATGAGAAGGAAGATTTTTTACGAAATGCAGCACAATGGGAGAATTTTCGATTATCTTATAGTGCAGATCATGTTGTGGAAAGTGTTTTACTTAAAATCATTGGCGATAAACCATTTGAAACTATGCTAAGCGTTGGTATAAATGCAAGTTCTGTCTTAAAATGGTTTTCAGGTCTTTATAGACGTTCCGTTGAAATTACGCTTGAGAGTGATGTTTTTCAGCTCTCTGTTGGGGAGGAAACTTTTGATTTAGTTTTTCTTAATTGGGCTCTTCACCTTCTTAAGAGTCCTGAGATGTTTCTTCATGAGGCGGCGCGTGTTTTACGCCCTCAGGGGCGTTTACTAATTGTGGATTTTGTTGCGCATGAAGTTGATTTTTTATATTCTGATTATGCTCATATGCAGCGTGGATTTTTAGGCTTACAAGTGGAACAATGGCTTAAAAATGCTGGGCTTGTTCTGGAACAAAAGCTTTGTCTTACTTCTATGCAAAATAAAAATAATGAGGGACATATGGTTGCAGTTTGGCTCGCACGTGATCCGCGTATGCTGATAGATGATATTAAAGATAAAAAAGTTGATTTTGCGTAA
- a CDS encoding YegP family protein — translation MYFEVFQGVHNQWYWRLISGDEQKIAFSSKGYPTKQDILVNIEQIKEVTHKALIRELQS, via the coding sequence ATGTATTTTGAGGTGTTTCAAGGTGTTCATAATCAATGGTATTGGCGTTTAATCTCAGGAGATGAACAAAAAATTGCCTTCTCTAGCAAAGGTTATCCAACAAAGCAAGATATTCTGGTAAATATTGAGCAGATAAAAGAAGTTACGCATAAGGCTCTTATTAGAGAATTGCAATCTTAA
- a CDS encoding helix-turn-helix domain-containing protein: MKKTEKDWFQRLIELIESDGRTMIQISKAAGCGQNYVQQMIKGGKRPSVDKLMAILNTLGNASAIYVITGFNISDEDLKLIALISSGDKKKIEALNVLLTEQKL, from the coding sequence ATGAAAAAGACTGAAAAAGATTGGTTCCAACGCTTAATTGAATTAATAGAAAGTGACGGACGCACAATGATTCAAATAAGTAAAGCAGCAGGCTGTGGGCAAAACTACGTACAACAAATGATAAAGGGAGGGAAAAGACCCTCTGTCGATAAGCTTATGGCTATTCTTAACACACTCGGAAATGCTAGCGCCATATATGTGATAACTGGTTTTAACATCTCCGATGAAGATTTAAAACTTATCGCTTTGATTTCGTCTGGAGATAAAAAGAAGATTGAAGCTTTAAACGTTCTGTTGACTGAGCAGAAGCTGTAG
- a CDS encoding YcgN family cysteine cluster protein — protein sequence MADFMNKEIPFWKIKKLEEISLSEWESLCDGCGCCCLHKVEDDDTGDIYATSVACRLLDRETCRCKNYVHRQSIVSNCIALDVATVKTARWLPESCAYRLINEGKDLPWWHPLVSGNWQTVQQTQFSAREQIEIYEDELSSEEAYLHHITGLLCEGR from the coding sequence ATGGCTGATTTTATGAATAAAGAAATTCCCTTTTGGAAAATAAAAAAACTAGAAGAAATTTCACTTTCTGAGTGGGAAAGTCTCTGTGACGGGTGTGGGTGCTGTTGTTTACACAAAGTAGAAGATGATGATACGGGTGATATTTATGCAACCAGTGTTGCTTGTCGTCTTTTAGATAGAGAAACTTGTCGGTGTAAAAATTATGTTCATCGTCAATCAATTGTTTCAAACTGTATAGCGTTGGATGTTGCAACTGTTAAAACAGCCCGTTGGCTTCCAGAAAGTTGTGCTTATCGGCTTATTAATGAGGGCAAAGACCTTCCATGGTGGCATCCACTGGTATCGGGAAATTGGCAGACGGTGCAACAAACACAATTTTCTGCGCGTGAACAGATAGAAATTTACGAAGATGAATTATCATCTGAAGAAGCTTATCTCCACCATATCACCGGTCTTCTTTGTGAGGGTCGGTGA
- a CDS encoding peptidoglycan D,D-transpeptidase FtsI family protein yields MKSYFLFSQKKKCLNNKFDIHNFPVRRSFSGRLRLLFSLFCFLALYGVMGACLISYGLEGGQIEEAKGPSVPQLTARPDIVDRNNRLLATDIKTYSLFAEPRRIIDVDETIELLSTVLPLLNWQEAYKRLKKKSSFSWIQRGLTPKQKTQIMALGIPGIGFRTEIRRFYPSGSVVSHILGIVNVDNQGIAGIEKYIDDAGLSALRAAGLATEESLNPVQLSIDVRIQTIVHDELVKAMKRYKAIAAGAVILNIHTGEILALASLPDFDPGNPVDALKSDRFNRMTAGTFEMGSIIKSFTTAMALDSGFFHLNSVIDASQPIQASKNYFIRDFHGKNRPLTLQEVFIYSSNIGSAKEALAVGVNGHRDFLKRFGLLDRLTIELPEVAHPVVPHHWKDIHSMTISFGHGMATTPLQTAVGAAALMNDGWLIAPTFLKRTKEQALQQAKKVLQTKTSHNMRYLYKLNSDIGSGRNAKVEGYRVGGKTGTAEKVENGKYSKTKNFNSFLAAFPIENPSYVVLTIIDEPQPEDGQRSATAAMNAGPMLANIIRRSASFLGIKPDFEKEYEPILSTKNSSSFVKQR; encoded by the coding sequence ATGAAATCATATTTTCTATTTTCGCAAAAGAAAAAGTGCTTAAATAATAAGTTCGATATTCATAATTTTCCCGTTCGTCGCTCCTTTTCTGGTCGTTTACGTTTGCTCTTTTCTTTGTTTTGTTTCCTTGCTTTATATGGTGTTATGGGGGCATGCCTTATTTCTTATGGACTTGAAGGTGGACAGATTGAAGAAGCGAAAGGGCCAAGTGTGCCTCAATTGACTGCTCGACCTGATATTGTTGATCGTAATAACCGTTTATTGGCAACGGATATTAAAACTTATTCGCTTTTTGCTGAACCGCGACGCATTATTGATGTAGACGAAACTATTGAATTGCTCTCAACGGTTTTGCCTCTTCTCAATTGGCAAGAGGCTTATAAACGTCTTAAAAAAAAATCTAGCTTTTCTTGGATTCAGCGTGGATTAACGCCAAAGCAAAAGACGCAAATTATGGCTCTTGGTATTCCAGGGATTGGTTTTCGTACGGAAATTCGTCGTTTTTATCCAAGTGGATCTGTGGTTTCACATATTCTTGGCATAGTGAATGTTGATAATCAGGGCATAGCTGGCATAGAAAAATATATTGATGATGCTGGTTTGAGTGCTTTGCGTGCTGCTGGTCTTGCAACAGAAGAATCGTTAAATCCAGTGCAGCTTTCAATCGATGTGCGTATTCAAACTATTGTGCATGATGAACTTGTTAAGGCAATGAAGCGTTATAAAGCGATTGCTGCGGGAGCAGTTATTTTAAATATTCACACAGGGGAAATATTGGCTTTGGCATCATTACCAGATTTTGACCCTGGAAATCCTGTTGATGCTTTGAAAAGCGATCGCTTTAATCGAATGACTGCTGGAACTTTTGAAATGGGATCTATTATTAAAAGTTTTACAACTGCAATGGCACTTGATTCAGGTTTTTTTCATTTAAATAGCGTCATTGACGCTTCACAGCCTATTCAGGCAAGTAAAAATTATTTTATTCGTGATTTTCATGGGAAAAATCGTCCTTTAACATTGCAGGAGGTTTTTATTTATTCCTCCAATATTGGTTCTGCTAAGGAGGCTTTGGCGGTAGGAGTTAATGGACATCGTGATTTTTTGAAACGATTTGGTTTACTTGATCGATTGACTATAGAATTGCCAGAAGTTGCTCATCCTGTTGTGCCACATCATTGGAAGGATATTCATTCTATGACGATTTCTTTTGGCCATGGTATGGCAACAACACCTTTGCAAACAGCAGTGGGCGCTGCTGCTTTAATGAATGATGGGTGGTTAATTGCTCCTACCTTTTTAAAACGCACAAAAGAACAGGCTTTGCAACAGGCAAAAAAAGTTTTGCAGACTAAAACGAGTCACAATATGCGTTATCTTTATAAATTAAATAGTGATATTGGTTCGGGACGTAATGCAAAAGTAGAAGGTTATCGCGTTGGTGGTAAGACAGGAACAGCCGAAAAAGTTGAAAATGGAAAATATTCTAAAACAAAAAATTTCAATAGTTTTCTTGCTGCTTTTCCTATTGAGAATCCTTCCTATGTTGTTTTAACAATTATTGATGAACCCCAGCCTGAAGATGGACAGCGTTCAGCAACAGCAGCAATGAATGCAGGGCCGATGCTTGCTAACATTATTCGCCGTTCAGCTAGTTTTTTGGGAATAAAACCAGATTTTGAAAAAGAGTATGAGCCTATTTTGAGCACAAAGAACAGTTCGAGTTTCGTTAAACAACGGTAA
- the pncA gene encoding bifunctional nicotinamidase/pyrazinamidase — MEKKALIVVDVQNDFLPGGALAVPQGDIILPAVNNLIDHFEHVILTQDWHPRHHCSFASSYTNKKPCDTVELDYGPQILWPDHCIQGTEGANFHTSLKVEKAQLILRKGYNPKIDSYSAFFENDQKTPTGLQVYLREHGFTKLAMCGLATDFCVGFSALHAIQCGFKVSVSLNACAGIDLNDSLNTMLKLMNESGIELLMVS, encoded by the coding sequence ATGGAGAAAAAAGCCTTAATTGTCGTTGATGTTCAAAATGACTTTTTACCAGGTGGAGCACTTGCGGTACCACAAGGCGATATCATTTTACCGGCTGTCAATAATCTCATAGACCATTTTGAGCATGTTATTTTAACCCAAGACTGGCACCCAAGACACCATTGCAGTTTTGCTTCTTCCTATACCAATAAAAAGCCCTGTGATACCGTTGAGCTTGACTATGGCCCTCAAATACTTTGGCCTGATCATTGCATACAAGGAACAGAGGGAGCAAACTTTCATACTTCTCTCAAAGTTGAAAAAGCACAACTTATTCTTCGAAAAGGCTATAATCCCAAAATTGATAGCTATTCTGCCTTTTTTGAAAATGACCAAAAAACACCAACCGGCTTGCAAGTTTACCTCAGAGAACATGGTTTTACAAAACTTGCCATGTGTGGCTTGGCAACAGATTTTTGTGTAGGGTTTTCTGCTCTTCACGCCATACAATGTGGCTTTAAAGTGAGCGTTTCATTAAACGCCTGTGCTGGTATTGATCTAAACGACTCTCTCAACACTATGCTTAAACTTATGAACGAATCCGGTATAGAACTCTTAATGGTCTCTTAA
- the ettA gene encoding energy-dependent translational throttle protein EttA, protein MVRQFIYHMAGLNKAYGNKKILENIHLSFYPDAKIGILGPNGAGKSTILRIMAGLDKEYTGEAWLSEGARCGYLPQEPLLDTSKDVRGNVMEGVADKQAIIERYNELMMNYSEETADESARLQDMIDSQNLWDLESQVEMAMAALGCPPANESVVKLSGGEKRRVALCRLLLSKPDLLLLDEPTNHLDAETTAWLERHLREYPGAVLLVTHDRYFLDNVTGWILEVDRGKGIPYEGNYSAYLAAKAKRLAQEGREEAARQRALSREQEWIAASPKGRQAKSKARIKAYDELVQAARDRRPGEAQIIIPIGERLGQVVIEVNNLSKAYGERVLIDDLSFKLPAGGIVGVIGANGMGKSTLFKMLTGQEQPDSGQIRIGETVHMSYVDQSRDALAGSKTVWEEVSGGNDIIKLGKYEMNSRAYCGAFNFKGTDQQQKVANLSGGQRNRVHLAKLLKEGGNVLLLDEPTNDLDTETLAALEDALENFAGCAVIISHDRMFLDRLATHILAFEGDGHVEWFEGNFAEYETDKIRRFGAETLNFKRVNYKPLTR, encoded by the coding sequence ATGGTACGTCAATTTATCTATCACATGGCTGGGCTTAACAAGGCTTACGGCAATAAAAAAATTTTAGAAAATATTCATTTGTCTTTTTATCCAGATGCAAAGATTGGTATTTTAGGACCAAATGGTGCAGGTAAATCAACCATTTTGCGTATTATGGCTGGGCTTGATAAGGAATATACAGGGGAAGCATGGCTTTCTGAGGGAGCACGTTGCGGTTATCTTCCTCAAGAACCTCTTCTCGATACAAGTAAAGATGTGCGTGGCAATGTGATGGAAGGAGTTGCAGATAAGCAGGCAATTATCGAGCGTTATAACGAATTGATGATGAATTATAGCGAAGAAACAGCTGATGAAAGTGCACGGCTTCAAGATATGATAGATAGCCAAAATCTTTGGGATTTAGAAAGTCAAGTCGAAATGGCCATGGCTGCTCTTGGTTGCCCCCCTGCCAATGAGAGTGTGGTAAAGCTTTCAGGAGGTGAAAAGCGGCGTGTTGCTCTTTGTAGATTGTTGTTGTCAAAACCTGATTTATTGCTTTTGGATGAACCAACAAATCATTTGGATGCAGAAACGACAGCTTGGCTTGAAAGGCATCTGCGTGAATATCCTGGTGCGGTGCTTTTAGTGACGCATGACCGTTATTTTCTTGATAATGTAACAGGTTGGATTTTAGAAGTAGATCGTGGTAAAGGTATACCTTATGAGGGGAATTATTCTGCTTATTTGGCGGCGAAAGCTAAACGTTTGGCGCAGGAAGGGCGTGAAGAGGCTGCGCGTCAGCGGGCGTTATCCCGTGAGCAAGAGTGGATAGCGGCTAGTCCAAAGGGGCGCCAAGCAAAATCGAAAGCTCGAATTAAAGCTTATGATGAGTTAGTCCAAGCCGCACGTGATCGTCGTCCTGGAGAGGCACAAATCATTATTCCTATTGGGGAAAGATTGGGGCAGGTTGTTATTGAAGTTAATAATCTCTCTAAAGCATATGGTGAGCGTGTATTAATTGATGATCTCTCTTTTAAGCTTCCTGCTGGTGGTATTGTGGGAGTCATTGGTGCTAATGGCATGGGAAAATCTACTTTGTTTAAAATGTTGACGGGGCAGGAACAGCCAGACTCAGGTCAAATCCGTATCGGAGAAACAGTTCATATGAGTTACGTTGATCAGAGTCGTGATGCATTAGCCGGGAGTAAAACCGTCTGGGAAGAGGTTTCTGGTGGAAATGACATTATTAAGTTAGGCAAATATGAGATGAATAGTCGCGCTTATTGTGGTGCTTTTAATTTCAAGGGAACAGATCAACAACAAAAGGTAGCAAATTTGTCAGGAGGGCAGCGTAATCGTGTCCATTTGGCTAAGCTTTTAAAGGAGGGAGGCAATGTTCTTCTCCTGGACGAGCCAACTAATGATCTTGATACTGAAACATTAGCGGCATTGGAAGATGCATTGGAAAATTTTGCTGGTTGTGCGGTAATTATATCACATGATCGGATGTTTCTTGATCGATTGGCAACACATATTCTGGCCTTTGAAGGTGATGGCCATGTAGAATGGTTTGAAGGTAATTTTGCTGAATATGAGACTGATAAGATACGCCGTTTTGGTGCAGAAACCCTCAATTTTAAGCGTGTTAACTACAAGCCACTTACACGCTAG
- the rsmH gene encoding 16S rRNA (cytosine(1402)-N(4))-methyltransferase RsmH has protein sequence MIKQGHRAERHIPVLLQPVLAGLAPLVGAKVIDGTFGAGGYTRALLNAGAEVIALDRDPYAISVGQPLVDEFFPRLRLVQMEFSKLKCVVEEKVDAVILDIGVSSMQLDESERGFSFQKDGPLDMRMAQAGFTASDVLNHLKSNELARIFKILGEERYASRIARMIEKRRSIQPFLRTGDLAHAIEVLVGRKSGERIHPATRVFQALRIYVNDEISELARGLFAAEQVLKPGGRLAVVSFHSLEDRMVKRFFSARSGKHVKSRYLPEIETIPATFFPLFKGVITANQEEIQQNPRSRSAKLRIGIRTEAESLAADMKLFSLAEIARFEGNKK, from the coding sequence TTGATAAAACAAGGTCACAGAGCTGAACGCCATATTCCAGTGTTGTTACAGCCAGTTTTAGCTGGACTTGCGCCATTGGTAGGGGCAAAAGTGATTGATGGCACCTTTGGTGCTGGTGGTTATACACGTGCTTTGTTAAATGCAGGTGCAGAGGTTATTGCTCTTGATCGTGATCCTTATGCTATTTCTGTAGGACAGCCGCTTGTTGATGAATTTTTTCCACGACTTCGTTTGGTGCAGATGGAGTTTTCAAAATTGAAATGTGTTGTTGAAGAGAAAGTAGATGCCGTTATTTTGGATATTGGTGTCTCTTCAATGCAGCTTGATGAATCTGAGAGGGGATTTTCTTTTCAAAAAGATGGTCCCTTAGATATGCGAATGGCTCAGGCCGGTTTTACTGCTAGTGATGTTTTAAATCATTTAAAAAGTAATGAGTTAGCAAGAATCTTTAAAATCTTAGGAGAAGAACGCTATGCGAGTCGAATTGCACGAATGATTGAAAAACGCCGCTCTATTCAGCCTTTTTTGCGTACAGGTGATCTTGCTCATGCCATTGAGGTGTTGGTGGGGCGTAAAAGTGGAGAGCGTATTCATCCTGCAACGCGTGTATTTCAAGCTCTTCGTATTTATGTGAATGATGAAATTAGTGAACTTGCACGTGGCTTATTTGCTGCTGAACAGGTTTTGAAACCAGGAGGCCGTTTGGCGGTTGTGAGTTTTCATTCTCTTGAAGATCGTATGGTCAAAAGATTTTTTTCTGCGCGTTCAGGAAAGCATGTAAAATCACGCTATCTACCTGAGATAGAGACAATTCCGGCAACATTTTTTCCTTTGTTTAAAGGTGTGATCACTGCAAATCAAGAAGAAATCCAACAAAATCCTCGTTCACGTTCTGCAAAGTTGCGTATTGGGATACGTACCGAGGCTGAGAGTCTTGCTGCAGATATGAAATTATTTAGTTTAGCAGAAATTGCTCGTTTTGAAGGCAATAAAAAATGA
- a CDS encoding DUF475 domain-containing protein yields the protein MALLVYFKWAFFFTVVGIFMGGTLGWFETGSVTGFLKYFFICCVLGILEISLSFDNSIINARVLGKMDPLWRRRFLLWGILVAVFGMRIIFPLLVVAVAVGINPIAAVKLAIWEPYRYAAILTDAHVGIAAFGGTFLMMVGLKYFFDSEKEVHWLAFIEKPAQKFGTLVGVDIAIVLILILFFSMQLAIEDKMTFVFAAVYGLLTFIGIEAVSSLLDTPKTTLASVAKGGAGAFLYLEILDASFSFDGVIGAFAFSHNLFIIAIGLGIGAFYVRSMTIMLVESGILLHYRYLEHGAFYAILLLAVIMYLQTIVVIPEVLTGLVGVCIIGIAFYSSLRFKRYHLNKEVNTK from the coding sequence ATGGCCTTATTAGTCTATTTTAAATGGGCCTTTTTTTTCACAGTTGTTGGTATCTTTATGGGAGGTACTCTTGGTTGGTTTGAGACAGGTAGTGTTACCGGTTTTCTTAAATATTTTTTTATTTGCTGTGTTCTTGGTATTTTAGAAATTTCTTTATCTTTTGATAACTCTATTATAAATGCTCGTGTTCTTGGAAAAATGGATCCGTTATGGCGTCGTCGTTTTTTGCTATGGGGTATCTTGGTGGCTGTGTTTGGGATGCGGATTATTTTTCCATTACTGGTGGTGGCTGTTGCTGTTGGGATTAATCCAATTGCGGCAGTAAAATTAGCGATATGGGAGCCATATCGCTATGCTGCAATCTTAACAGATGCGCATGTAGGGATTGCGGCTTTTGGGGGAACTTTCCTCATGATGGTTGGTTTGAAATATTTTTTTGACTCTGAAAAAGAGGTGCATTGGCTTGCTTTTATAGAAAAACCTGCTCAAAAGTTTGGAACGCTTGTTGGCGTCGATATCGCAATCGTTTTGATTTTGATATTATTTTTTTCAATGCAGCTTGCTATAGAAGATAAAATGACTTTTGTGTTTGCTGCTGTTTATGGACTTTTAACATTTATAGGGATTGAAGCTGTCAGCTCGCTTTTGGATACTCCTAAAACAACTCTTGCATCCGTTGCCAAAGGAGGGGCAGGAGCTTTTCTTTATCTAGAGATATTAGATGCGAGTTTTTCTTTTGATGGGGTTATTGGTGCTTTTGCTTTTTCTCACAATCTTTTTATTATTGCAATTGGTCTTGGTATTGGTGCGTTTTATGTTCGTTCTATGACAATTATGTTGGTCGAATCAGGGATATTGTTGCATTATCGTTATTTGGAGCATGGCGCTTTTTATGCAATTTTGCTACTCGCAGTGATTATGTATTTGCAAACTATTGTAGTGATTCCTGAAGTTTTAACAGGGTTGGTGGGGGTTTGTATTATTGGAATAGCGTTTTATTCTTCTCTTCGTTTTAAGCGTTATCATCTCAATAAAGAAGTTAATACAAAGTAA
- a CDS encoding helix-turn-helix domain-containing protein produces the protein MARPETESKTIFGKRLRYVRLALGDPSRETLAKSFSMTKNSIAFYERGEREPNLSVLQTYRTLYGVNINWLLTGQGKMFDTEYTKGDFDWNYFIKKIEGLEEILAKNDRSENLNKEKIDSSYEKLQQYLSKQSLSNGLNPKSASSLMDMKAKMANSYTLSLFIDLLIRSASQKEVIANQ, from the coding sequence GTGGCACGTCCTGAAACTGAATCGAAAACTATATTTGGCAAGCGTTTACGTTATGTACGTCTCGCTTTAGGAGATCCATCACGTGAAACTTTAGCTAAAAGTTTTAGTATGACAAAAAACTCTATCGCTTTTTATGAACGTGGAGAAAGAGAACCTAACCTTAGTGTTTTACAAACATACCGTACATTATACGGTGTCAATATTAATTGGCTTTTAACCGGACAAGGAAAAATGTTTGACACTGAGTATACCAAAGGTGACTTTGATTGGAACTATTTTATAAAAAAAATCGAAGGACTTGAAGAAATTCTTGCCAAGAATGATCGTAGTGAAAACCTAAATAAAGAAAAAATTGATAGTTCTTACGAAAAATTGCAGCAATACTTGTCAAAACAGAGCTTGTCGAATGGTCTTAATCCAAAATCTGCAAGTTCTCTTATGGATATGAAAGCAAAAATGGCTAATTCTTACACCCTTAGCCTGTTCATTGATCTACTCATTCGAAGTGCATCACAAAAAGAAGTTATAGCCAATCAATAA
- a CDS encoding SIMPL domain-containing protein, with amino-acid sequence MKKTVFHSLNHYRIKIAIMALALLVSSLPLHAEASKMKNATITVTATGESQAVPDMAIINLAVVTEDKTAQKALAANNKSMNDIVNAFKSNGIQANDLQTSGLSIYQSHPDKHHEKKNNERLYHVSNSLTVRIRDLANAGKIFDQAMALGINSVNGITFTNADTKPFYQEARKKAITEAIEKAETIAQAANLKLGKIIEINENNDNYYPNPRLMSSASRASYADTNFSGGELGYNVSVTVVFAID; translated from the coding sequence ATGAAAAAAACTGTTTTCCACTCGTTGAATCACTATAGAATCAAAATAGCGATTATGGCACTCGCACTACTTGTCAGTTCACTCCCCCTACACGCTGAAGCAAGCAAAATGAAAAACGCAACAATTACAGTTACTGCAACTGGCGAAAGCCAAGCAGTACCGGATATGGCAATTATCAATCTCGCCGTTGTTACTGAGGATAAAACTGCTCAAAAAGCATTAGCAGCAAATAATAAGTCCATGAATGACATTGTTAATGCCTTTAAAAGTAATGGTATCCAAGCAAACGATTTACAAACATCGGGCTTATCTATTTATCAATCTCACCCCGATAAACATCACGAAAAAAAGAATAACGAAAGACTGTATCATGTTTCAAATTCTTTAACAGTACGTATTCGTGATCTTGCCAATGCTGGTAAAATATTTGATCAAGCAATGGCGCTCGGCATTAACTCAGTGAATGGTATTACCTTTACCAATGCCGATACAAAGCCATTTTATCAAGAAGCACGTAAAAAAGCTATCACTGAAGCCATTGAAAAAGCTGAAACTATAGCACAAGCAGCAAATTTAAAATTAGGAAAAATCATTGAAATCAATGAAAATAATGATAATTATTATCCAAATCCGCGCCTTATGAGCAGTGCATCCCGCGCAAGCTACGCTGATACAAATTTTTCAGGAGGTGAATTGGGTTATAATGTCAGTGTGACTGTAGTATTTGCTATAGACTAA
- a CDS encoding lytic transglycosylase domain-containing protein: MQFLKILLSTAFAVFFMFGINFAYTVLTVAGSNENLVNLAPKISVRPYETLIQKFANKYNVPVNLAHAVVKVESDYKAYTKGAAGEIGLMQIKPATARGLGFNGSIQDLYDPATNLEYGMRYLARAYKLSGGNTCGTILKYNAGHAAKKMNSISAKYCSRVKTYLASLK; the protein is encoded by the coding sequence ATGCAATTTTTGAAAATTCTTTTAAGTACAGCGTTTGCTGTATTTTTTATGTTTGGTATAAATTTTGCTTATACCGTCTTAACTGTTGCAGGATCAAATGAAAACTTAGTAAATCTTGCACCTAAGATTTCTGTTCGTCCTTATGAGACCCTTATTCAGAAATTTGCAAATAAATACAATGTTCCTGTTAATTTAGCACATGCTGTTGTAAAAGTTGAAAGTGATTATAAAGCATATACAAAGGGGGCTGCTGGCGAAATAGGTTTGATGCAAATTAAGCCTGCTACAGCACGTGGATTAGGTTTTAATGGTTCTATACAAGACCTTTACGATCCTGCGACTAATCTTGAATATGGTATGCGTTATTTAGCACGGGCTTATAAACTCAGTGGTGGCAATACATGTGGTACAATCCTTAAATATAATGCAGGCCATGCTGCAAAAAAAATGAATTCCATTTCAGCAAAATATTGTTCAAGAGTAAAAACTTATTTAGCTTCATTAAAATAA
- the ftsL gene encoding cell division protein FtsL translates to MTVFRTFDMILVMIMICMAGLTYKVKYDVQKRMSEIRRLEHEIAAAKNTVSLLHAEWAVMIEPSRMQKLAKRYQKELGLEIIQPHQVVEFKDIPVRVYDPIEEVIKQNILEDGKDILANSRAFQVKRVMQKGVR, encoded by the coding sequence ATGACAGTTTTTCGTACATTTGATATGATTTTAGTGATGATTATGATTTGTATGGCAGGCCTTACTTATAAGGTAAAATATGATGTTCAAAAACGAATGAGCGAAATCCGTCGTCTTGAACATGAAATTGCTGCAGCAAAAAATACAGTGAGTTTACTTCATGCTGAATGGGCTGTGATGATAGAGCCCTCACGCATGCAAAAACTTGCAAAACGTTATCAAAAAGAGCTCGGTTTAGAGATTATACAGCCTCATCAAGTTGTGGAATTTAAAGATATTCCAGTGCGTGTATATGATCCCATTGAAGAGGTGATTAAACAAAATATCTTGGAAGATGGTAAGGATATTTTGGCAAATAGCCGTGCTTTTCAGGTAAAACGCGTTATGCAAAAAGGCGTGCGGTAA